The genomic region CAGAGTGACCCCAGGAGGAGGCTGTCCCTGGGAAGCAGGCTGGAGCTTCCGAAGGCATCCCCCAGCCTGACAAGGTTCTGTCCCCGGAGCAGGTGGGCGTCTTGGGCTCCCGGTTCCTGGGGTGGACGGAGGGGCTgggcggctgggcatggtggttgggtggctgggcatggcggctggGGTCCGTCCTGAGCTCAGTCGCTGGGAAAGTGGGCTCCAGGCCACAAAGGGGAACTGAGACCCGAGAGCCAGCGCGGGGGTCCTCGGGGTCTCCAGGAGAGCCTAGGCTCTAGGCTGGGGCCACAGGGCAGAGGCCGTgaggggagaggggcaggggccgGGGGCGCTGTGGGGGCAGTGCGGCCTTCTGACCAGCTTCCACCCCACAGCCTGCCCACCAGCTCCTCTGTGATGCTGTGGCCCGAGGACAGGGAGCCAGGCGGCCCTGAGACCCCCGGCCCTGAGGGCCCCCTCCCCCCGCAGCCACGGGGCCCGGTGCCAGGAAGCCCGGAGCATGTGGGCAAGGACCTGACCCGGGCCCTCGGTGACTACGCCAGGGTGGAGCAGCGCCTGGGACAGTTGGGGCCCGCGGGGGGCCTGGCCCCGAGACCCCTGCGGGAGCAGCTGGGCAAGATCCGCCTGGAGCTGCTCACCATTCACCAGGCACTGGAGCGGGCCGTGAGGCCGCCAGACGCACCCCTCGACCTCTCTGTGAAACGTGCGCCCGCCAAGGGGCCCCAGGCTCTTGGAGAGGCGTGGGGGCGGCCCGAGCTGGGTCCCGTGTTGACCGGGGGCACCCCCGAGCCACCCGGCATGCTGGGCCCTGCAGCGCCCCAACCCTTCTCCGGCCACACCACCAAGTGTGAGGCCGACTCCAGCGTCCCACCCCCAGGGctccccctcccagccccagATGACCCTGTCATTCCTGGCAGTGGCTGGGGCACCTGTGTTGCGACGACGGGGAGTTCCCAGACCCCTGAGGCTGTCTGTGGCCTGCAGAGCCCCCAGGGCGCCGAGGTCTGACCTGCAGCGCCTGAGGTCCGACTGTCTCTGCCTGCAGCATGCCGGCCCCTctcctgcagcccctgcccctcACCTGCCTGGGACCTGCCCCGCCTCCGCATGCATGTGGATACACCCCCACGGGCCGTGGCCAACGCTTGTCCCTGGGGCCACACAGGGACGCTGGAGGTCACAGTTATTTATTGATCACAACTGTGGACATTAAAACAGAAACTGTTCACACACACCGTCTGTGCCTCCTTCCTTTGGGGCCCTAGTGTAGCCACCTGGACACCCCCCTAAGGAAGTGTCCTGGcctgggaggcctgggtgggcagCAGTCCTGCTGGGCCTCTGTCTTCAGACTCGGCCCTCTCCTGTGGGCTGGGCCCTCCCTGCGGGGCTGGGATCTGGGGGTGGGGCGGGACATCGGAGACGGGAGCTGAGCGAGGAGAGCCGTGTGGTCTGGGCTGCTCAGCCCGTGTCTTGGTGTGTCGGGGGTGGAGAGGCGTGTGGACTGGGCTGCTCGGCCCGTGTCTTGGTGTGTCGGGGGTGGAGAGGCGTGTGGACTGGGCTGCTCGGCCCGTGTCTTGGTGTGTCGGGGGTGGAGAGGCGTGTGGACTGGGCTGCTCGGCCCGTGTCTTGGTGTGTCGGGGGTGGAGAGGCGTGTGGACTGGGCTGCTCGGCCCGTGTCTTGGTGTGTCGGGGGTGGAGAGGCGTGTGGACTGGGCTGCTCGGCCTGTGTCTTGGTGTGTCGGGGGTGGAGAGGCGTGTGGACTGGGCTGCTCGGCCTGTGTCTTGGTGTGTCGGGGGTGGGCACGAACCCCTGAACATCCTCTAGCCTCTGAATCCAGCAAGGCAGCGCTCATATCAGCTCTCCTGCGGTTAAACGGTGGCCCCGGGGCTCTGTGGCTGGAGGCTGCTCACCCAGCGTGGGCTCTGCTGGCCCCTGCCAGCCCCTGCAGCCGTGATAGGTATCAGccttcacagctcactgcctccctcccagCAGGGCCTGGCTTGGCCCTCCCACGGGCAGGGGATGGGCAGACAGGGAGGGGCACCCGGGACCCCCACAGCAAATTACTTCTCTCCTGGGAGAGCTGGCCACACCCTCCACGCCCACCCTGGAATGGGCTCTGGAGCCCACATCGCCCCCCCAGGAGGAGAAGCAGTTCCTGCCTGCGTCCAGCCGGGCTGGGGCCAGTCCAAGCAGGCTGGCAGCGGCCCCATTAACTACCAGGGAGATAGCATCAGCCCCGACCCTGCCTCGGGGCAGCTAGAGCTGGGGTGCTGCCTGGCCAGGCGCGGAGTGCTGTGGGGACAGGTCCCAGCCGGGCCCCTCTACCcagaggcttcctggaggggcTGCAGGGGGCTCTGGGCAGCCAGGAACTGTTCCCAAGTCCCGAGTCTGAGGGAGACTCCCTGTCCTCAGCCCCCGCCCCCCATATGTCCACTGCACCCCATATGTCCACTGCACCCCATATGTCCACTGCACCTCAGTTTCTCACCCCCACTGGGCAGACAGGTGAGCATGGCCTTGCTGGGGGCAACAGCACCCGTCTCCCAGGTGTGGAGACACGACCTCCTTCGCTGTCACCCGTGGGGAGCAGGACAGGCCTCATGGAGGGTGCCTCAGCCAGCAGGTCACCCGCCTGTGGTCCAGACCCAAGGACCCTGCTTGGGGGTGGCAGCCTGGGGCTGCCTTGCCACTTGGAGTAATGAACTTGCTGGTTGTGGGGGGACCGTGGGGGACTCCTGAAGGGGGGTGGGCTGCATGGCATCTGGCCGTGTAGGGGACGTGGGAATAGTGTCCGGGCAGAGGGCGCAGCCTGCAACGAGGCGCGGAGGCAGGAACACCGCAGCATGGGGAGTCCTCAGGGGACCTGGTTTTTCTTTCATAGAAGCTTCAGGGGCCAAGGCCGGAGACTgcactctccctcctccacccggCCCCGCTGCGTCCCTGCCAGTGGCTCCTCCCACTTCCTCCGGTTCTAGTTTCCAACAACAGAGGCTGCAGCCACCCAGCCCCAAAGCAGGGCCCAGCGAGACAGGGCCCAGGTAAGAGACCCCTCCCCCCGGCCTCTCTCGGTGGGGCAGGTGGAGGCCCTTGGAATAGGCTGCCTCGCCCCTAAGGGGTCAGAAGTCTCCCTGACCTAGGGGCTTGGGTAGAAGGGCTGTGTGTGGGTGACCGCCCCCCCCCCCGTAGAAAGGGGTTCCACAGGCAGATGGATTTGAGAAACGTTGCTTATCTGTCTGAGGCCCGTGAGCTCATCTGGGGCTCAGGGGAAAACCCACAGCGAGCTACACGGGTCATGTGTCTCCCAGACTCAAGTCCCAGGCACCTAGACACTAGGGTGGCCGCTGGGCTTGGTGGCCAGGTAGACTCTCAGGACCTGGAGGACCCGGCCTCATAGGAGGGCACTGGAGGAGTGACTTTGCCATTCCCACACACAGTGGGGCCTTATTCTCTCTCTTGCAGCCCCAAGCGTGACCCAGCTGCAGAGAAGCTGAGACGCTGATTCGGACTGACTGGACTCCGGCCTCCAGGTGTCTGCACCTCACACTGGACCCACCTGGAGACTCCACGGGCTCCCGGCAGCTCCGGCTGCTTGGGTGGATCCGGGTGCCCGCAGGGGCTGCGGGAGGGCCCCGGGGCCTGCACTGCTCCCCCGATGGCCTGCTCTTCCTCACGGCCGGGGCTGCGCCCTGTGTCCACGTGCTAGATCTGGAGGGACGCCCCATCTGCCTCCTGCCCTGCCGCACTCCGGGGAGCGGGGCCTTCGTTCCAGAGGACGTGGCTGTGACAGCGTCAGGGCTCGTGGTGGTCAGCGATCCCATGCATGGGGCTGTCCATGCACTCCAGCACACAGCCCGGGACCCCGGGGGCCACTGGGTGACAGTGGGCACCTTCCTGTCTCCCCGAGGGCTGGCTGTGGATGCCCTCAACCGCCTCCTGGTGACGGACTACTTGCCTGGGGCTGTGCACAGCTTCTCATTGGGTCCTGCTTGGGAGCCCCTGGCCCCAGCCTCCATGCTGGGTCTGGAGGGCCCCTGCTGGGTGGGCCCAGGGCCTGATGGGGGCCTTGCTGTGAGTGAGGAGTTTGGGGATGTGAGGCTGTTTGGCAGTGCCCGCCAACCCCTGGGCTCCCTGGGGGGCTGGACGGGGCACACTTTCGGCTGCCCAGCGGGCATCTGCTCCAACTCAGAGGGCAACGTTATTGTGGCAGATGAGCAGAGGCGCCAGGTGACCCTGTTTCCCCGGGCTGGGCCACCCATCTGCCTGGTGTCAGAGGGGCTTGGGCAGCCCTTGGGAGTGGCCTGTGCACCCCAGGGCCAGCTCCTGGTGGCTGATGCCAAGGACAACTCCATCAAGGTGTACCAGGGCAAGGAGCTGGCCTGACCTGAGGCTGGGTTGGAGCAGCCCTCCTGTGCCTGAGGCCAGCTCCCAGGCCCTTGGATCACCGCGGGAGGAACCCTCAGGATGGGTGGAGCCTCCAGGCTATGGGCATTGCCTGCCTGATGCCAGCACCACCTGGGCTGGGCCCTGGGCTTGGCTCGAGTTCTCCTGCTGGTGAGGCTCCGGATCTCAGGAGCAGCCCTGAGTCTGCTTCCCAGGCTGCCCCTGCCAGGCCTGCAGCCTCCCCAGCCGGGGCCGCTCTCTGCTGTCCCCATTCAGTGCCCTGGCCCCTGCATTCATGCCCCCCACGCCCCCTCAGGCCCTGTGCCTGGACTTTGGGGCTGGCAGCTGAAGCCTTGAGATCCTGGGCCAGCTGCCGGCACACAGCTAGGCAGGCTCTCCCACCAGGTGCCCCTGCCCAGGCCTCCTAATCAGGGGCAGACAGGCAGGGAGGGTGTGGCTGGGATGGGCTGGGCGGGGCGGCCTGGGGCAGGGGTGTGGCCCCTAAATGTCCCCAACCTCAGAGGGACCTGGAGTCCTGAGCCTCCAGTAGCTTCTCTGGGCCTGGCAGAGGTAAGGGGGAGGCAACCCTGGAGTGTCTGGAGGCCCATGGCTGGCTGAACCCTGGATGCCTTTTCTTCCACGTCCCCATGAATGAAAGCTGTCTGGGCCTTCATTCTGCAGACAGGGACAAACAGCTCCATGCTGTTTGTCCTCCCAGTGCAGCCGTGCTGGGAGGGTCTGGGGGAGCTTCCTACAAGGAGAGACTCCTGCTGctttggaaaactgagaaaaaatagGGGTCTAACCCTCTCCTCCCATTTTACAAGTGGGGAGATGAGGCGTGAAAGGAGAGGCGTCTGGGTTACTCCGTGGGTCTGGGGTCCAGGGAAGGGCCTGTATGGGGGAGGGAGCTGGGAGGGGACGGTGTCTGGCTCTACccctgtggggtggggaggtgaggCTCCCCTGTATCACAGGACATCACCCCTGAGCGGTCCCTCATATGTCTGGGTCCTGTGGGTGGGGGACTAGCTGCGCACTGTcgttaggtgctcaataaacggAGTTGCTGCTGAGGTCTCGGCTGGGGTCTTGTTCCTGGGATCGGGAGGGGCTGGACGCCTGTGTGTTCTCTCCTGACGATCGCTGGCGGCAGCCTCTGGGCTGGTCCTACCAGGGCTCAAAATTCCCGGCACCACTGGCTTTGGGGATCTGGGGGCGGCCCCTCTGCAGACAACAGAGTGACGGGGGCGGGAccgggctggggctggggccttCCTGGAATCCCGCAGGGCCTGGGGACCTGTTCACTTGGGGAGGCTGGGAGCCAGGCGGGGTCCGAGTTCCACGAAGGCCAGATCCAGTCTGTTtctcaggtgaggaaactgagctgaCGCAGGGCTGGCGGCACGGAGGCAGGCTCGGGAGGTCCGGGCGTGGGGACTGGGCGGGCACGCTGCGCCGCGGAACGCTCGGGCCGGGCGGGCGGGCAGCCCGGGCGCCTTTGGGGGCCGGACCGTCGCGCGGCAACGCGCGGAGCCGGCGGAAGTGGGGCTCGGGTCCCGCGGCGGGGCTGGAGGCAGCGAGCGCCGTTGTCTACCCGGGCCCGCCCATCGGGGTCCCCAACCCCATCCGGACCCCGCCGCCCGAGCGCGCGGCCCCGGAAGCACCCGGTGAGCAGGGGGGTGGGCGGCGCGCGGCGGGACCTCGGGCAGCGCCCCTGCGGCTCCGGGCCTGGGCTGGGGGCTCCGCACTCCCGCCCGCGGCGCCGCTGCTTCCTCCTCCGAGAAGTGGGGCCGCCCCCGGGCCCGCGCCGACCTGGGCCCCTGTGGACCCTGTGCAAGGGCGGTCGGCGCCCCGGGCCTGGCTGTGGGCCCTTCGCAGTTGTCCCGGGTTGCAGGAAAGGGCAAA from Pan troglodytes isolate AG18354 chromosome 18, NHGRI_mPanTro3-v2.0_pri, whole genome shotgun sequence harbors:
- the NHLRC4 gene encoding NHL-repeat-containing protein 4; protein product: MHGAVHALQHTARDPGGHWVTVGTFLSPRGLAVDALNRLLVTDYLPGAVHSFSLGPAWEPLAPASMLGLEGPCWVGPGPDGGLAVSEEFGDVRLFGSARQPLGSLGGWTGHTFGCPAGICSNSEGNVIVADEQRRQVTLFPRAGPPICLVSEGLGQPLGVACAPQGQLLVADAKDNSIKVYQGKELA